The proteins below are encoded in one region of Syntrophotalea carbinolica DSM 2380:
- the ilvD gene encoding dihydroxy-acid dehydratase has translation MKGKRSEAITQGFERAPHRALLMGTGIPRKELGKPLIGIATSFTDLIPGHIGMRDLERFIEKGVHTGGGYSFLFGIPGVCDGIAMGHKGMHYSLSTRELIADMVESIAEAHRLDGLVLLTNCDKITPGMLMAAARLDIPCIVVTAGPMLTGTGRGGRRYSFVTDTFEAMARYKAGEINAAELQQCEDRACPGAGSCQGLFTANTMAILTETLGMSLVGCGTALAVSSLKRQIAFASGERIVSLVREGITPRQILTREAFENAIRVDLALGGSSNTVLHLLSIAHEAEVDLPLDLFDKLSRETPQLASMNPGGKHFMEDLDAAGGVPGVLYQLRDQIHDNPTLNGVGVKQIIDSVIDVDETVIHPKEDAVRPEGGIAILTGNLTPDGAVVKQSGVSEKMMTFEGTARCFNSEEEAMQALMGGQVKAGDVVVIRYEGPKGGPGMREMLAPTATLMGLGLGDSVALITDGRFSGGTRGPCVGHVSPEAAVGGPIALVEDGDTIVLDIPSRRLEVKVSDQELAKRRERWQAPEPKIKKGWLSRYASVVTSANTGAVCKAR, from the coding sequence ATGAAAGGCAAACGTAGCGAGGCCATTACGCAAGGTTTTGAAAGGGCACCTCATCGTGCCTTATTGATGGGTACCGGTATCCCCCGCAAGGAATTGGGTAAGCCCCTGATCGGGATTGCCACCTCCTTTACCGATCTGATCCCGGGTCACATCGGCATGCGCGACCTGGAACGGTTTATTGAAAAGGGCGTTCATACCGGAGGCGGGTATTCGTTCCTGTTTGGCATCCCCGGCGTCTGTGACGGTATTGCCATGGGGCATAAGGGGATGCATTATTCTCTGTCGACCCGTGAATTGATTGCCGATATGGTCGAGTCCATTGCCGAGGCGCACCGTCTCGACGGCTTGGTGCTGCTGACCAATTGCGATAAAATCACTCCCGGCATGCTGATGGCCGCTGCGCGCCTCGATATTCCCTGTATCGTGGTGACGGCCGGTCCCATGCTTACCGGAACCGGTCGCGGTGGTCGTCGGTATTCTTTTGTGACCGACACCTTCGAGGCCATGGCACGCTACAAAGCCGGGGAGATCAACGCTGCGGAATTGCAGCAGTGCGAAGACCGTGCATGTCCTGGTGCCGGCTCCTGCCAGGGGTTGTTTACCGCCAATACCATGGCGATTCTCACCGAGACGCTGGGGATGAGCCTTGTTGGCTGCGGTACGGCCCTGGCTGTTTCTTCTTTGAAACGGCAGATTGCCTTCGCTTCCGGCGAGCGGATTGTCAGTCTGGTGCGCGAGGGCATAACGCCCCGGCAGATTCTGACGCGCGAAGCCTTTGAAAACGCCATCCGGGTTGACTTGGCCCTGGGTGGTTCCAGCAATACCGTGTTGCATCTGCTGTCCATCGCTCATGAAGCCGAAGTCGATTTGCCGCTTGATCTGTTTGACAAGCTCAGCCGTGAAACGCCGCAACTTGCCTCCATGAATCCCGGCGGCAAGCATTTTATGGAGGACCTCGATGCGGCTGGCGGCGTGCCCGGTGTGCTTTACCAGTTGCGCGACCAGATTCACGATAATCCCACCCTCAATGGCGTCGGTGTGAAGCAGATTATCGATAGCGTTATCGATGTCGATGAAACGGTTATCCATCCTAAGGAAGATGCCGTGCGCCCAGAGGGCGGAATCGCCATTCTGACCGGTAATCTTACTCCCGATGGAGCAGTTGTCAAACAATCCGGCGTATCCGAAAAAATGATGACCTTCGAGGGGACTGCCCGGTGTTTCAATTCCGAAGAAGAAGCCATGCAGGCGCTGATGGGCGGACAGGTGAAAGCCGGCGATGTGGTTGTTATCCGTTATGAAGGTCCCAAAGGCGGCCCCGGCATGCGTGAAATGCTGGCACCTACGGCCACCCTTATGGGGTTGGGGTTGGGTGACAGCGTTGCGCTGATTACCGACGGGCGTTTTTCAGGCGGTACGCGCGGCCCCTGTGTCGGTCACGTTTCGCCCGAAGCGGCGGTCGGCGGTCCCATAGCCCTGGTGGAGGATGGCGATACCATTGTGTTGGATATTCCTTCCCGGCGTCTGGAGGTTAAAGTCTCCGATCAGGAACTGGCCAAGCGTCGTGAGCGCTGGCAGGCGCCCGAGCCTAAAATCAAAAAAGGCTGGCTGTCCCGCTATGCTTCTGTCGTCACGTCGGCCAATACCGGTGCCGTCTGTAAGGCACGCTGA
- a CDS encoding DUF465 domain-containing protein translates to MEEQDLGLIQHLCDASPRYRRLYEEHVLLERELVVLDQQQHLSPEEEFQRKKVQKLKLAGKDEMEQILRSFKR, encoded by the coding sequence ATGGAAGAACAAGATCTCGGGCTGATCCAGCATCTGTGCGATGCAAGCCCACGTTATCGCAGGCTTTATGAAGAGCATGTGCTCCTCGAACGCGAATTGGTTGTACTGGATCAGCAGCAACATCTTAGTCCCGAAGAAGAATTCCAGAGAAAAAAGGTGCAGAAGCTGAAATTGGCAGGCAAGGATGAAATGGAGCAGATATTGCGCTCATTCAAGCGGTAG
- the tsaB gene encoding tRNA (adenosine(37)-N6)-threonylcarbamoyltransferase complex dimerization subunit type 1 TsaB, whose protein sequence is MAPLIVTVDTSTPAGSVALSRGPELLGEVLLHLRGTHTDRVLGSLQWLLAEAQVKLAEVEAFGVVVGPGSFTGLRVGVATVKGLAYASGASVVGVSSLETLAAACPSAAYPVCSIIDARKSEVYAAVFDCRSDMPAAVTDEQVLAPKSLLQQLQGEHLFVGSGALLYRDLISAQLGSRAHFAPMAVNLPRASSAAGLVWDRLQAGRTTTAQALVPCYIRASEAEIMRASQKSS, encoded by the coding sequence ATGGCGCCGTTGATTGTTACTGTCGATACCTCGACTCCCGCCGGCAGCGTGGCTCTGAGTCGCGGCCCCGAATTGCTGGGTGAGGTGCTGCTGCACCTGCGCGGTACACATACGGATCGTGTTCTGGGCTCATTGCAATGGCTGCTGGCCGAAGCTCAAGTCAAGTTGGCCGAAGTGGAGGCCTTTGGCGTCGTAGTCGGTCCCGGTTCTTTTACCGGCTTGCGGGTTGGCGTGGCCACCGTTAAGGGATTGGCTTATGCCTCGGGTGCATCCGTGGTCGGCGTTTCGTCCCTGGAGACGCTGGCCGCAGCCTGTCCGTCGGCTGCCTACCCGGTATGCAGTATAATCGACGCTCGCAAGAGTGAAGTCTACGCAGCGGTCTTCGATTGTCGCTCCGATATGCCCGCCGCAGTGACGGATGAGCAGGTTCTGGCGCCCAAGTCATTGTTGCAGCAGCTGCAAGGCGAGCATCTGTTTGTCGGCAGCGGAGCACTGTTGTATCGGGATCTGATCAGTGCGCAGCTGGGATCGCGCGCCCATTTTGCACCGATGGCCGTCAACCTGCCCCGCGCTTCGAGCGCTGCCGGGTTGGTTTGGGACCGGCTTCAGGCCGGCAGGACAACCACGGCCCAGGCCTTAGTGCCGTGCTATATCCGCGCTTCCGAGGCCGAAATCATGCGTGCATCCCAAAAAAGCTCCTAG
- the rseP gene encoding RIP metalloprotease RseP: MLKILGGILMLGVLVFVHELGHFLVAKWCRVKVLKFSLGFGPKLFSRTLGETEYKICLIPLGGYVQMLGEGNDEEALPLSEEDKLRSFAEKPVLQRLAIVAAGPVMNLVLPFVFLPLAFFIGMDQPAFLDQPACIGHVVTESPADRAGLAAGDCILKVGGVEAGSWSESEKKLLAQAGSDLSFLVARNSELFAVQLPADASATEGLRGLGVLPKQAAVIGYLEDRMPAASAGLQLNDRIVSIDGNPLGSWYDIPALVQAGGGKPMTVVVERSGVLLTLQVVPLFKENAGGESGVGRYMLGVGPKTESVFKRYVLGDAFREGAARGFELVDMTLLFLRKLFAGHVSAKNIGGPIMVVQMAGSVAESIDIAQILSMLAFLSIQLGILNLLPVPILDGGHLLFGVVELVRRKPLSEQAREVAQQIGLVLLILLMAWAFYNDIMRLTFGG, translated from the coding sequence ATGCTGAAAATACTTGGCGGGATACTGATGCTCGGGGTGCTGGTTTTCGTCCACGAGCTGGGGCACTTTCTTGTTGCCAAATGGTGCCGCGTCAAGGTTCTCAAGTTTTCCCTGGGGTTCGGTCCGAAACTTTTTTCGCGTACCTTGGGGGAAACGGAATATAAAATCTGCCTGATACCGTTGGGTGGTTACGTTCAGATGCTTGGGGAGGGTAACGATGAGGAAGCCCTGCCGTTAAGCGAAGAGGATAAGCTGCGCTCTTTTGCCGAAAAACCGGTTTTGCAGCGGCTTGCCATCGTCGCAGCCGGTCCCGTTATGAATCTGGTGCTGCCCTTTGTGTTTTTGCCGCTGGCCTTTTTTATCGGCATGGATCAGCCGGCGTTTCTGGATCAGCCGGCGTGTATCGGGCATGTGGTTACCGAATCGCCTGCAGATAGGGCGGGTTTAGCTGCGGGCGACTGTATCCTCAAGGTTGGTGGCGTGGAAGCTGGCAGCTGGTCCGAGTCAGAAAAAAAGCTTCTGGCCCAGGCGGGCAGCGATCTGTCGTTTCTGGTTGCGCGTAACAGCGAATTGTTTGCCGTGCAACTGCCCGCCGATGCTTCGGCTACGGAGGGTTTGCGAGGACTGGGGGTGTTGCCGAAGCAGGCCGCAGTGATCGGCTACCTCGAGGATCGGATGCCGGCCGCTTCCGCAGGTCTGCAGCTGAACGATCGCATCGTTTCCATCGATGGCAACCCGTTAGGCTCCTGGTATGATATTCCCGCATTGGTCCAGGCCGGCGGCGGCAAGCCCATGACCGTGGTTGTCGAGCGTTCAGGGGTTCTGTTGACCCTGCAGGTGGTTCCTTTGTTCAAGGAAAACGCCGGCGGTGAGTCCGGGGTGGGTCGTTATATGCTCGGTGTCGGCCCCAAAACCGAGTCCGTGTTCAAGCGCTATGTGCTGGGAGACGCTTTTCGGGAAGGCGCGGCGCGAGGTTTTGAACTCGTCGACATGACGCTTCTGTTTCTGCGCAAACTGTTCGCCGGCCATGTTTCCGCCAAGAATATCGGTGGCCCCATTATGGTGGTGCAGATGGCGGGATCCGTCGCCGAGTCTATCGACATAGCCCAGATCCTCTCCATGCTGGCATTTTTGAGCATTCAGCTGGGGATTCTCAATCTTTTGCCCGTTCCGATTCTGGATGGGGGGCACCTGTTGTTTGGCGTTGTTGAATTGGTGCGTCGCAAGCCCCTGTCGGAGCAGGCCAGGGAAGTCGCCCAGCAGATTGGGCTGGTTTTGCTTATCCTGCTGATGGCGTGGGCCTTTTACAATGATATCATGCGTCTGACATTTGGAGGGTAG
- a CDS encoding 1-deoxy-D-xylulose-5-phosphate reductoisomerase, with amino-acid sequence MASVKKLGILGSTGSIGVSTLDIVAAFPEQFEVVTLTAGNNLARLEEQIRRFRPKMVAVISADGAQQLKERLGADAPQILSGVEGLVACACHEDIDMVVSAIVGAAGLVPTMSAIETGKDIALANKETLVTAGSLVTEAVARHGVRLFPVDSEHSAIFQSLEGHRMDDVRRLILTASGGPFRNRMLADMASVTPADALAHPNWSMGRKISIDSATMMNKGLEVIEARWLFDVPAERIAVHIHPQSIVHSLVEYVDGAVIAQLGIPDMKTPIAYALSHPTRLPLDLPPLDLCSMRNLTFDEPDLERFPCLALAYEALAMGGTAPAVLNAANEIAVDAFLNEEIAFLDIARVIRAALQGLEVKPLEHIDQVLRADLWGRKEARRFIDARGEGATVC; translated from the coding sequence ATGGCTTCCGTTAAAAAACTCGGCATCCTCGGATCTACCGGTTCCATAGGTGTAAGTACTCTGGATATTGTTGCGGCTTTTCCCGAACAGTTCGAGGTCGTTACCCTTACAGCCGGCAACAATCTCGCTCGTCTGGAGGAGCAAATCCGCCGCTTCCGTCCCAAAATGGTGGCGGTAATATCCGCGGACGGTGCGCAGCAGCTGAAAGAGCGCCTCGGCGCCGATGCTCCGCAGATCCTTTCCGGGGTCGAAGGGCTGGTGGCGTGCGCCTGTCATGAAGATATAGACATGGTTGTCTCCGCCATTGTCGGCGCGGCCGGCCTGGTTCCAACCATGTCCGCCATCGAGACAGGCAAGGATATTGCCCTGGCCAACAAGGAAACGTTGGTCACGGCCGGTTCCCTGGTTACGGAAGCGGTCGCTCGCCACGGTGTGCGGCTGTTCCCCGTGGACAGTGAACACTCCGCTATCTTCCAATCGCTGGAAGGCCATCGTATGGATGATGTTCGGCGACTTATCCTGACAGCCTCGGGGGGGCCTTTTCGCAACCGGATGCTGGCGGATATGGCCAGTGTCACTCCGGCAGATGCCCTGGCTCATCCGAACTGGAGCATGGGACGTAAAATCTCCATCGATTCCGCCACCATGATGAACAAGGGGCTCGAGGTTATCGAGGCACGCTGGTTGTTCGATGTGCCGGCAGAGCGCATTGCCGTGCATATCCATCCGCAGAGTATTGTGCATTCCTTGGTTGAGTATGTCGATGGTGCGGTAATTGCCCAGTTAGGTATTCCCGATATGAAAACCCCCATTGCCTATGCCCTGTCTCACCCCACTCGTCTGCCTCTGGATCTGCCGCCGCTCGATCTTTGCAGTATGCGCAATCTCACTTTCGACGAACCGGATCTGGAGAGATTTCCATGTCTGGCCCTGGCCTATGAAGCTCTGGCGATGGGGGGCACCGCTCCGGCCGTACTTAATGCCGCCAACGAAATCGCTGTCGATGCTTTTCTCAATGAAGAAATTGCCTTCCTCGATATCGCCCGGGTGATACGCGCCGCATTGCAGGGCCTGGAGGTCAAGCCGCTGGAACATATCGACCAGGTTCTGCGCGCCGATCTTTGGGGTCGCAAGGAAGCCCGCCGCTTTATCGATGCCAGGGGCGAAGGAGCGACGGTATGCTGA
- a CDS encoding phosphatidate cytidylyltransferase, translated as MKENVIKSRILTACIALPLLIAFILWAPPWGFFCLTYAVAGWALYEYYAMALAAGRSMEKYLGIVAGIGLMVPLVLGHYAVFVGCLIASVFLFACVFLFRHGAIDKVSGQLALLLFGFIYISIPLAHLALLRSQPHGIQWVLLVLMMVMLNDTCAYFTGTFFGRRKLYPSVSPKKSVEGAIGGLGGSVLAAGLAHLTFAPWAALVPLLLLGLVVGVIAELGDLFESLLKRSFGVKDSGTLIPGHGGILDRLDSLMFAFPLTYYFILIFQV; from the coding sequence CTGAAGGAGAATGTTATCAAATCCCGAATTCTGACTGCATGCATCGCGCTGCCTTTGTTGATTGCGTTTATCCTGTGGGCTCCGCCATGGGGCTTTTTTTGTTTGACCTACGCGGTTGCCGGCTGGGCTTTATATGAATATTACGCCATGGCTCTGGCCGCTGGGCGGTCCATGGAAAAATACCTGGGCATTGTGGCCGGAATCGGCCTTATGGTCCCGCTTGTGCTGGGCCATTATGCCGTGTTTGTGGGGTGTTTGATCGCATCGGTCTTTTTGTTCGCCTGCGTTTTTCTGTTCCGCCACGGTGCGATCGATAAAGTTTCCGGGCAGTTGGCCCTTTTGCTTTTCGGTTTCATCTATATCAGCATCCCCCTGGCGCATCTGGCCTTGTTAAGGAGCCAGCCCCACGGCATACAGTGGGTACTGCTCGTACTTATGATGGTCATGTTGAACGATACCTGCGCGTATTTTACGGGCACCTTTTTCGGGCGTCGAAAGCTCTATCCGAGCGTGAGTCCCAAAAAGAGTGTCGAAGGTGCCATCGGCGGACTTGGCGGCAGTGTGCTTGCCGCCGGTTTGGCGCATCTGACCTTTGCACCATGGGCGGCACTTGTGCCATTGTTGCTCCTGGGTCTGGTGGTGGGGGTGATCGCAGAGCTCGGCGATCTGTTTGAATCGCTTCTGAAGCGATCCTTCGGCGTCAAGGATTCCGGTACCTTGATTCCTGGACACGGGGGGATCCTCGACCGTCTCGACAGTTTGATGTTCGCATTTCCTTTAACATACTATTTCATCCTGATTTTTCAGGTTTAG
- a CDS encoding isoprenyl transferase — protein sequence MRIPRHLAIIMDGNGRWAEQRGLPRILGHHHGVETAKVIIEESRRLGLSYLTLYAFSSENWGRPEEEVDSLMSLLNTFLERELETLLTHRIRLNVIGAIHRLPEAVQHTLIGTMERTANNRDMVLTLALSYGARDEILGAVKAIAGEVAVGRLGLDAVDEECFSGFLQTAGMPDPDFLIRTSGEIRISNFLLWQLAYAEIYFTPVLWPDFSPTHLHEAFTEFSRRQRRYGLTADQCQDDVTD from the coding sequence ATGCGTATACCCCGACATCTTGCTATCATTATGGACGGCAATGGCCGATGGGCCGAGCAGCGTGGACTGCCCCGAATCCTCGGACATCACCACGGCGTGGAAACGGCAAAGGTTATTATCGAGGAGTCGCGACGGCTGGGTCTGTCCTATCTGACCCTCTATGCCTTCAGTTCCGAGAATTGGGGGCGTCCCGAAGAAGAAGTCGATTCCCTGATGTCGCTGCTCAATACCTTTCTCGAACGGGAGTTGGAAACCCTTCTGACCCATCGCATTCGTCTGAATGTTATCGGGGCCATTCACCGATTGCCTGAAGCTGTGCAGCACACCTTGATTGGTACTATGGAGCGAACGGCCAATAATCGGGATATGGTACTGACGTTGGCGCTTTCCTATGGCGCCAGGGACGAAATTCTCGGCGCTGTAAAGGCGATCGCCGGCGAAGTGGCTGTTGGGCGACTCGGATTGGATGCCGTAGATGAGGAATGTTTCTCCGGTTTTCTTCAGACCGCCGGTATGCCCGACCCCGATTTTCTCATTCGTACCAGTGGCGAAATTCGCATCAGTAATTTTCTCTTGTGGCAACTGGCTTATGCGGAAATCTACTTCACTCCGGTATTGTGGCCCGATTTCAGCCCCACCCATCTGCACGAGGCTTTTACTGAATTCAGTCGTCGCCAACGCCGTTACGGTTTGACTGCCGATCAATGTCAAGATGATGTCACCGACTGA
- the frr gene encoding ribosome recycling factor, whose protein sequence is MYNDVIKKARSGMDKAVESLKKDMTKVRTGRASTSLLDDVMVDYYGTPTPLNQVGTLAVPEPRLITIQPWEKKLLADIERAIFKADLGLNPTSDGNLIRLVIPPMTEERRKEMGKVVRKMGEDAKVGVRSARRDANDGMKKLEKNKEISEDDLKRGEKEIQDVTDSYVAKIDDLVSQKEKEIMEI, encoded by the coding sequence ATGTATAACGATGTCATCAAAAAAGCTCGCAGCGGCATGGACAAGGCTGTGGAGTCCTTGAAGAAGGACATGACCAAAGTACGCACCGGGAGGGCTTCTACGTCTCTGCTGGACGATGTCATGGTCGATTACTACGGCACCCCGACACCTCTGAACCAGGTCGGAACCCTTGCCGTGCCCGAACCCCGTCTGATTACCATTCAGCCCTGGGAAAAGAAACTGCTGGCCGATATCGAGCGCGCTATTTTCAAAGCCGATCTCGGTCTTAATCCCACCTCCGATGGCAACCTGATTCGTCTTGTCATTCCGCCCATGACCGAAGAGCGTCGCAAGGAAATGGGCAAAGTGGTTCGCAAGATGGGCGAGGATGCCAAAGTGGGGGTCCGCAGCGCCCGCAGGGATGCCAACGACGGCATGAAAAAACTGGAAAAAAACAAGGAAATCAGTGAAGACGACCTGAAACGCGGCGAAAAGGAAATTCAGGACGTTACCGATTCCTATGTCGCCAAAATCGATGATCTTGTGTCCCAAAAGGAAAAAGAGATCATGGAAATCTAA
- the pyrH gene encoding UMP kinase has translation MDDQEPVYKRILLKLSGEALAGNQGFGIDPQVISGIAEEIREVIGLGVQVAVVIGGGNIFRGMAAAAGGMDRAGADYMGMLATIMNSLALQDALEQAGVPTRVQTAIEMREVAEPYIRRRAIRHLEKKRVVIFGGGTGNPYFTTDTAASLRAMEIDADVILKATKVDGVYSADPCKDKNAVKFDNLKYLDVLKKGLKVMDATATSLCMDNDLPIVVFQLSRPGNIKKVVLGEAIGTIVKGE, from the coding sequence ATGGATGATCAAGAACCGGTTTATAAGCGGATTCTTTTGAAACTCAGTGGTGAAGCCCTGGCCGGTAACCAGGGCTTCGGCATTGACCCTCAGGTTATTTCCGGTATTGCCGAGGAAATCCGGGAAGTCATTGGCCTAGGGGTGCAGGTGGCCGTGGTCATCGGCGGGGGCAATATCTTCCGCGGCATGGCCGCCGCTGCCGGCGGGATGGATCGTGCCGGCGCCGACTACATGGGGATGCTTGCAACCATCATGAACAGTCTGGCTTTGCAGGACGCCCTCGAGCAGGCCGGAGTGCCGACCCGGGTACAGACGGCTATCGAGATGCGCGAGGTGGCCGAGCCTTATATCCGCAGACGCGCGATTCGCCATCTGGAGAAGAAGCGCGTGGTTATTTTCGGTGGTGGCACCGGTAATCCGTATTTCACCACGGATACGGCAGCCAGTCTGCGTGCCATGGAAATTGACGCCGATGTCATTCTTAAGGCCACTAAAGTGGACGGTGTATATAGCGCCGATCCCTGCAAGGACAAAAACGCTGTCAAATTCGATAATCTGAAATATCTTGACGTGTTAAAAAAAGGTCTTAAAGTTATGGATGCCACGGCGACTTCGCTGTGTATGGATAACGATCTGCCTATTGTGGTATTTCAGCTGTCTCGCCCCGGCAATATCAAGAAGGTCGTGCTTGGCGAGGCCATTGGTACCATCGTCAAAGGAGAGTAA
- the tsf gene encoding translation elongation factor Ts, which translates to MKITASMVSELRTKTGAGMMDCKKALSEADGNIEEAVDILRKKGLSAAAKKADRAAAEGLVVGLNEGSCGVLVEVNAETDFVAKNANFQEFTNGVAKVVVSSKPADLEALKALPFPGTDRTVAEEQTHQIATIGENINLRRFVCFDVAQGAVAVYIHGVGKIGVLVELETSKGDDERVAALGRNLAMHIAAANPQYLNRDEVSAEVVEKEKEIMRTKALESGKPEKIVEKIIAGQINKYFGEVCLLEQAYVIDPDLTVTKVVENLGKEIGAEVTLSRYVRFQLGEGLEKRSDDFAAEVASMTK; encoded by the coding sequence ATGAAAATCACCGCATCGATGGTTTCTGAGCTGCGCACCAAAACCGGCGCAGGCATGATGGATTGTAAAAAGGCTCTTAGCGAAGCTGACGGTAACATCGAAGAAGCTGTTGACATTCTTCGTAAAAAAGGCCTTTCCGCTGCGGCCAAAAAAGCCGACCGTGCTGCTGCCGAAGGTCTTGTGGTCGGTCTTAACGAAGGTAGCTGCGGCGTTTTGGTCGAAGTTAACGCCGAAACCGACTTCGTTGCCAAAAATGCCAATTTCCAGGAATTCACCAACGGTGTTGCCAAGGTAGTTGTCTCCTCCAAACCCGCGGATCTCGAAGCTCTCAAGGCTCTGCCGTTTCCCGGTACCGATCGCACCGTTGCCGAGGAACAGACGCATCAGATCGCTACAATCGGTGAAAACATCAACCTCAGGCGCTTTGTATGCTTCGATGTAGCGCAGGGTGCGGTTGCCGTGTATATTCATGGCGTCGGTAAAATCGGTGTCCTCGTCGAGCTCGAAACGTCCAAAGGCGATGATGAGCGCGTCGCGGCTCTCGGTCGAAACCTGGCCATGCATATCGCCGCTGCCAACCCTCAGTATCTGAACCGCGACGAAGTGTCGGCCGAGGTTGTTGAAAAAGAAAAAGAGATTATGCGTACCAAGGCTCTGGAGAGTGGTAAGCCGGAGAAGATCGTTGAAAAAATTATCGCCGGGCAAATCAATAAATATTTCGGCGAAGTCTGCCTGCTTGAGCAGGCTTATGTCATCGATCCCGATCTCACCGTGACAAAAGTTGTCGAAAACCTCGGTAAAGAAATCGGTGCTGAGGTTACACTGTCCCGTTATGTCCGGTTCCAGTTGGGTGAAGGGCTTGAAAAACGTTCCGATGACTTTGCGGCCGAGGTCGCATCCATGACCAAGTAA
- the rpsB gene encoding 30S ribosomal protein S2, with translation MAQVSMKQLLEAGVHFGHQTKRWNPKMKPYIFGARNGIYIIDLQKTVRYFKSAYQFIRETVQNGDKVLFVGTKKQAQEAIREETARADQFYIDNRWLGGMLTNFATIKKSIERLKKIEVMAQDGTYELLTKKEALNLEREREKLEKTLGGIKGMNKLPGAIFVIDPKKETIAVKEARKLGIPVVAVVDTNCDPDDIDYIIPGNDDAIRAIRLFAAKMADACIDGAQAREAAIRAESDKAETDKVEVEGKGEAPAAEAAEVVESADKA, from the coding sequence ATGGCACAAGTAAGTATGAAACAACTGCTCGAGGCCGGTGTGCATTTCGGCCACCAGACCAAACGCTGGAACCCCAAAATGAAGCCCTATATTTTCGGGGCACGCAACGGTATCTATATTATCGACCTGCAGAAAACCGTTCGCTATTTCAAGTCGGCTTATCAGTTTATCCGCGAAACGGTTCAAAACGGTGACAAGGTTCTGTTTGTCGGCACCAAGAAGCAGGCTCAGGAAGCGATTCGTGAAGAAACGGCACGCGCCGATCAGTTTTATATCGACAACCGCTGGCTCGGCGGCATGTTGACCAACTTTGCGACCATCAAGAAAAGCATCGAGCGTCTCAAGAAGATCGAAGTCATGGCGCAGGACGGCACCTATGAGCTTCTGACCAAAAAAGAAGCGCTGAATCTTGAGCGCGAAAGAGAAAAACTGGAAAAGACCCTTGGCGGTATCAAGGGGATGAATAAACTGCCCGGTGCCATTTTTGTCATCGATCCCAAAAAAGAAACCATTGCCGTCAAGGAAGCCCGTAAGCTGGGCATCCCTGTTGTCGCCGTGGTGGATACCAACTGCGATCCCGACGATATCGATTACATCATTCCCGGTAATGACGATGCGATTCGTGCGATCCGTCTGTTTGCTGCAAAGATGGCCGATGCCTGCATCGATGGGGCTCAGGCTCGCGAAGCCGCGATTCGGGCCGAATCGGACAAGGCCGAGACCGATAAGGTCGAAGTTGAGGGCAAGGGCGAAGCCCCGGCAGCAGAAGCTGCCGAAGTGGTTGAGTCTGCCGACAAAGCTTAA